A genomic window from Purpureocillium takamizusanense chromosome 2, complete sequence includes:
- a CDS encoding uncharacterized protein (EggNog:ENOG503NXVS~COG:I), giving the protein MTAADLSPASAAAAASGTVGSPATRVKSAASTVSQLKYPRGHLGYLSPHEEDALQQFKVVLEDRGVYKPGPPASHDDPTLLRFLRARRWVVEDAYRQFKDTEDWREANSIDTLYKTIELDAYEQSRRLYPQWTGRRDRRGIPLYVFEIKTLDSKTVAEYERLGAKSTFSEAKTDGKTPPGLLRLFALYENLTRFAQPFCTQLKDRESPDVPITMSTNIVDISGVGLKQFWNLKGHMQAASQLATAHYPETLDRIFIIGAPMFFSTVWGWIKRWFDPITVSKIFVLGAHEVRPTLEAFIEPANIPKRYGGELDYEFGQLGVPDPGWEGVVRWEEGFDRFPTGPLLWEDVDGDERLACVAYGTEDGQPRRKRVCTVPKTWPLDEGVVDDEVAASAAAPLSGTNGEPTTAAVGGGAATNGITATTTTTDVTEGTQTTDAPRTHDDGVQTDDVVTNGTAVASLRLDEKHPESGSPLASAVPTTVA; this is encoded by the exons ATGACCGCAGCAGACCtctcccccgcctccgccgccgccgccgcgtccggcaccgtcggcagcccagccacCCGCGTCAAGTCGGCCGCCTCAACCGTCAGCCAGCTCAAGTACCCGCGCGGACACCTGGGCTACCTGAGTCCccacgaggaggacgcgTTGCAGCAGTTCAAGGTCGTCCTGGAGGACAGAGGCGTCTACAagcccggcccgccggcgtcgcaTGACGACCCAACGCTCCT GCGCTTCCTCCGCGCTCGGCGAtgggtcgtcgaggatgcgTACAGGCAGTTCAAGGACACCGAGGACTGGCGCGAAGCCAACAGCATCGACACCCTGTACAAGACGATTGAGCTGGACGCCTACGAGCAGAGCCGCCGGCTG TATCCCCAATGGACCGGCCgtcgcgaccgccgcggcATCCCGCTGTACGTGTTTGAGATCAAGACGCTCGACAGCAAGACGGTCGCCGAGtacgagcgcctcggcgccaagTCGACCTTctccgaggccaagacggacggcaagacgccgccgggcctGCTCCGCCTCTTCGCCCTGTACGAGAACCTGACGCGCTTCGCGCAGCCGTTTTGCACGCAGCTCAAGGACCGCGAGAGCCCCGACGTGCCCATCACCATGAGCACCAACATTGTCGACATCTCGGGCGTCGGCCTCAAGCAGTTCTGGAACCTCAAGGGCCACATGCAGGCCGCCTCGCagctcgccaccgcccactACCCCGAGACGCTCGACcgcatcttcatcatcggtGCGCCCATGTTCTTCAGCACCGTCTGGGGCTGGATCAAGCGCTGGTTCGACCCCATCACCGTCTCCAAGATCTTCGTCCTGGGCGCCCACGAGGTCCGTCCCACCCTCGAGGCCTTCATCGAGCCCGCCAACATCCCCAAGAGgtacggcggcgagctcgactACGAGTttggccagctcggcgtcccgGACCCGGGCTGGGAGGGCGTCGTGcggtgggaggagggcttCGACAGGTTCCCCACGGGGCCGCTGCTGTGggaggacgtcgacggcgacgagaggCTGGCCTGCGTCGCGTACGGCACCGAGGACGGCCAGCCCAGGCGGAAGCGCGTGTGCACGGTGCCCAAGACGTGGCCCttggacgagggcgtcgtcgacgacgaggtcgctgcctctgccgccgcgcccctgTCGGGAACCAACGGCGAGCCAACGACAGCGGCCGtgggcggaggcgccgccaccaacggTATCACCGCGACGACCACAACGACGGACGTGACGGAGGGGACGCAgacgacggacgcgccgcgcacgcacgacgacggcgtccagaccgacgacgtggtgaccaacggcaccgccgtggCATCGCTGAGGCTCGACGAGAAGCATCCCGAGAGCGGCAGCCCGCTCGCCTCGGCGGTGCCCACGACCGTGGCCTAG